A window of Ranitomeya variabilis isolate aRanVar5 chromosome 2, aRanVar5.hap1, whole genome shotgun sequence contains these coding sequences:
- the GJA1 gene encoding gap junction alpha-1 protein, with protein MGDWSALGRLLDKVQAYSTAGGKVWLSVLFIFRILLLGTAVESAWGDEQSVFTCNTQQPGCENVCYDKSFPISHVRFWVLQIIFVSTPTLLYLAHVFYLMRKEEKLNRKEEELKMVQNDGGNVDLYLKQIEIKKFKYGIEEHGKVKMRGGLLRTYIISILFKSFFEVGFICIQWYLYGFSLNAIYTCERYPCPHKVDCFLSRPTEKTIFIWFMLVVSLVSLGLNIIELFYVIFKHVKDGIKGRKDPYSTTSDANPTKDCGSPKYAYFNGCSSPTAPMSPPGYKLVTADRNPSSCRNYNKQASEQNWANYSAEQNRMGQAGSTISNTHAQPFDFPDEHQNGKKMAPGHEMQPLSILDHRPSSRASSHASSRQRPDDLEI; from the coding sequence ATGGGTGACTGGAGTGCCTTAGGAAGACTCCTTGACAAAGTACAGGCCTATTCCACTGCTGGAGGAAAAGTGTGGttatccgttttgttcattttccgCATTCTTTTACTGGGGACAGCAGTAGAGTCAGCATGGGGAGATGAACAGTCAGTATTCACTTGCAACACTCAACAACCCGGTTGTGAAAATGTGTGCTATGACAAGTCATTTCCAATTTCCCACGTTCGATTTTGGGTTCTTCAAATTATATTTGTTTCGACGCCCACTCTACTATACTTGGCTCATGTGTTTTACTTAATGCGTAAAGAAGAGAAACTGAACAGGAAAGAAGAAGAACTTAAGATGGTTCAAAATGATGGAGGCAATGTGGACTTGTACCTCAAGCAAATTGAAATAAAGAAATTCAAATACGGTATTGAAGAGCACGGGAAGGTTAAAATGCGTGGTGGCTTGCTTCGCACCTATATTATCAGCATCCTATTTAAATCATTTTTTGAAGTTGGCTTCATATGTATCCAATGGTACCTGTATGGGTTTAGCCTTAATGCTATCTACACTTGTGAAAGATATCCCTGCCCTCATAAAGTTGACTGCTTTCTTTCTCGTCCCACTGAGAAAACCATTTTTATTTGGTTTATGCTGGTAGTTTCTTTAGTATCTCTAGGACTGAACATTATTGAGTTGTTCTATGTAATTTTTAAACATGTCAAAGATGGCATTAAAGGTAGAAAAGATCCGTATTCCACCACAAGTGATGCAAATCCAACAAAAGATTGTGGATCTCCTAAGTATGCTTACTTTAATGGCTGTTCTTCTCCAACTGCACCGATGTCACCACCAGGCTACAAGCTTGTTACTGCAGATAGAAACCCTTCCTCCTGCCGTAATTACAACAAGCAAGCGAGCGAACAAAACTGGGCTAATTACAGTGCAGAACAAAATAGAATGGGCCAAGCTGGAAGTACAATTTCAAACACTCATGCACAACCATTTGATTTTCCGGATGAGCACCAGAATGGCAAGAAAATGGCACCAGGCCATGAAATGCAGCCTCTCAGTATACTAGACCATAGGCCTTCAAGCAGAGCAAGCAGTCATGCAAGCAGCAGACAAAGACCTGATGACCTTGAGATCTAA